A single genomic interval of Festucalex cinctus isolate MCC-2025b chromosome 16, RoL_Fcin_1.0, whole genome shotgun sequence harbors:
- the cckar gene encoding cholecystokinin receptor type A has protein sequence MDAFTVHEMLNSTDVSAILCRLGVSNLSGCEPSRVATVDTGVKDLDDAVRVFLYCVIFLTSVVGNSLIIAVLSRNRRMRTVTNLFLLSLAVSDLMVSLVCIPFTLIPNLMRTFVFSNGTCKMVMYFMGVSVSVSTYNLVAIALERYSAICRPLTSRTWQTKSHALKVISATWLTSLLLMMPYIYSSSLKPFNRRDNTRGFMCRMMWQNRNLLAYWYISLLLLLFFLPGSVILTAYGLISVELYKGIRLELSNRTSAVGRSASFGSLRASEGDGCYLHSKKRTGSQGTDNPATYTTAGRLSLRSNTANLLAKKRVVRMLLVIVCLFFVCWTPIFVVNAWQAFDPRLVHRLTGAPISFIHLLSYTSTCVNPIVYCFMNKRFRQGVAHTFSSLHLKARAMDLWTQITEAKWYVEPEDSALHKCQGRRRQKRQEKRQTKDQQRLDEQIVAENVQEVPQQIPDEIFEELPELRADQSAEQIGEMFEERAIDPNPEQNVEQTPDENAEQSIRSLLPQEMV, from the exons ATGGACGCTTTCACCGTGCACGAAATGCTCAACTCTACGGATGTGAGCGCGATTTTGTGCAGGCTGGGTGTCAGCAATTTGTCAGGTTGTGAACCTTCGAGAGTCGCAACAGTGGACACGGGCGTGAAAG ATCTCGACGACGCCGTGCGGGTCTTCTTGTACTGCGTCATCTTCCTCACCAGCGTGGTGGGCAACAGCCTCATCATCGCAGTTCTGTCTCGGAACCGGCGCATGCGCACTGTCACCAACCTGTTCCTGCTCTCCCTGGCCGTGAGCGACCTGATGGTCTCCCTGGTGTGCATCCCCTTCACTCTCATCCCCAACCTGATGCGGACCTTTGTCTTCAGCAACGGCACATGCAAGATGGTCATGTACTTTATGG gtGTCTCTGTGAGTGTTTCCACCTACAACCTGGTGGCCATCGCGCTGGAACGCTACAGCGCCATCTGCAGACCGCTGACCTCCAGGACGTGGCAGACCAAATCGCATGCGCTGAAGGTCATCAGCGCCACCTGGCTGACATCTTTGTTGCTTATGATGCCTTACATCTATTCCAGCTCCCTGAAGCCCTTTAATCGCCGCGACAACACTCGTGGCTTCATGTGCCGCATGATGTGGCAGAACCGAAACCTCCTGGCATATTG GTATATCTCcttgttgctgctgctcttcttcctgcctggcTCTGTGATACTAACTGCCTATGGACTCATTTCTGTGGAGCTCTACAAGGGGATCAGGCTCGAGCTGTCCAACAGGACGTCAGCCGTAG GCAGATCAGCCAGCTTCGGCAGCCTTCGAGCAAGCGAAGGCGATGGTTGCTACCTCCATTCAAAAAAGAGAACAGGCTCGCAGGGTACAGACAATCCCGCCACTTACACCACGGCGGGCCGCTTGAGCCTCCGAAGCAACACGGCCAACCTGCTGGCCAAGAAACGAGTGGTCCGCATGCTCCTGGTCATCGTCTGCCTGTTCTTCGTGTGCTGGACCCCGATCTTCGTGGTAAACGCGTGGCAGGCTTTTGACCCACGGCTGGTCCACCGTCTGACGGGGGCGCCCATCTCGTTCATTCACCTCCTGTCGTACACGTCCACTTGCGTCAACCCCATCGTCTACTGCTTCATGAACAAGCGCTTTCGCCAGGGCGTGGCGCACACCTTCTCGTCCTTGCATCTCAAGGCTCGCGCCATGGACCTCTGGACCCAGATCACTGAGGCCAAATGGTACGTGGAGCCCGAGGACAGCGCTCTGCACAAGTGCCAGGGGAGGCGTCGGCAGAAGCGCCAAGAAAAGCGTCAGACTAAAGACCAGCAGAGGCTGGATGAGCAAATCGTCGCGGAGAACGTTCAAGAAGTCCCACAGCAGATCCCCGATGAGATCTTCGAGGAGCTTCCCGAGCTGAGGGCAGATCAATCTGCCGAGCAGATTGGTGAAATGTTCGAGGAGCGGGCCATCGATCCGAACCCCGAGCAGAATGTCGAGCAGACCCCGGACGAGAACGCGGAACAAAGCATTCGTTCCCTGCTGCCACAAGAAATGGTCTGA